One window of bacterium genomic DNA carries:
- a CDS encoding Mu-like prophage major head subunit gpT family protein, producing MPFTTASDLSPKMLEGVVRTEFFRAYHELRDTGWKRYTTEVASGAAEEYYDWLRLLGDVREWVGDRVINQGVAERYSIRNKTWEFGFYLERSAVEDDQSGQIGLAITAAAQRATEHQARLVTDVLEAGFTDACYDGEPFFFGSHPLDSGDTFGNYTDAFLDADSLRGGFSALMGMRRSDGAPWGNVVSRENTTLMVPPALYFTALELTQHPHYSGGDPENNPLAGLFEVALNPYLTSQTAWYLLQTTEPLKPLVFQRRTELELTAQTDPATGDVVFRNDLYAFGTRQRY from the coding sequence ATGCCCTTCACCACCGCCAGCGACCTCTCCCCGAAGATGCTCGAGGGGGTCGTGCGCACCGAATTTTTCCGCGCCTACCACGAGCTCCGGGACACCGGCTGGAAGCGCTACACCACCGAGGTCGCGTCGGGGGCCGCCGAGGAGTACTACGACTGGCTGCGCCTTTTGGGCGACGTGCGGGAGTGGGTCGGCGACCGGGTGATCAACCAGGGCGTGGCCGAGCGCTACTCCATCCGCAACAAGACCTGGGAGTTCGGCTTTTACCTGGAACGCTCCGCCGTGGAGGACGACCAGTCGGGCCAGATCGGCCTGGCCATCACCGCCGCGGCCCAGCGCGCCACTGAGCACCAGGCACGCCTCGTCACCGACGTGCTCGAGGCCGGCTTCACCGACGCCTGCTACGACGGCGAGCCTTTCTTCTTCGGCTCCCACCCCCTGGACTCGGGCGACACCTTCGGCAACTACACCGACGCCTTTCTGGACGCGGATTCGCTGCGGGGCGGCTTCTCGGCGCTGATGGGAATGCGACGCTCCGACGGCGCCCCCTGGGGCAACGTGGTTTCCAGGGAGAACACCACCCTCATGGTCCCGCCCGCGCTCTACTTCACCGCCCTGGAGCTGACCCAGCACCCCCACTACTCGGGGGGCGACCCGGAGAACAACCCCCTGGCCGGTCTCTTCGAAGTGGCGCTCAACCCCTACCTCACCAGCCAGACCGCCTGGTATCTGTTGCAGACGACCGAGCCGCTTAAGCCGCTCGTCTTCCAGCGCCGCACCGAGCTGGAGCTCACCGCCCAGACCGACCCGGCCACCGGGGACGTGGTCTTCCGCAACGACCTCTACGCCTTCGGCACCCGCCAGCGCTACA